A single region of the Methylocystis echinoides genome encodes:
- a CDS encoding carboxypeptidase regulatory-like domain-containing protein: protein MKKFSIFTAGALSLAACNSAPPPEARFDPAEAAFMDKPGKTTIIGQAFLPDKTGHVNVRFAAGETIRLIPSTGYARARLDYYFHGAKFAPAISIPKNDPDPDYVAHTRTTKASVTGRFTFENVPPGEYFISTQVVWKPEGAWLSEGGLIYETVTVTGAETEPLRVIVSGK from the coding sequence ATGAAGAAATTCAGTATCTTTACAGCGGGCGCACTTTCGCTCGCCGCCTGCAATTCCGCCCCGCCGCCGGAGGCGCGCTTCGATCCCGCCGAGGCGGCCTTCATGGACAAGCCGGGCAAGACCACGATCATCGGGCAGGCGTTCCTCCCCGACAAGACCGGCCATGTGAATGTGCGCTTCGCGGCGGGCGAGACCATCCGGCTGATCCCGTCGACGGGCTATGCGCGGGCGCGGCTCGACTATTATTTTCACGGCGCCAAATTCGCGCCCGCCATCTCGATCCCGAAGAACGATCCCGATCCCGACTATGTCGCCCATACGCGCACGACCAAGGCGAGCGTGACAGGCCGCTTCACATTCGAGAACGTGCCGCCGGGCGAGTATTTCATTTCAACGCAGGTCGTCTGGAAGCCGGAAGGCGCCTGGCTCTCCGAGGGCGGGCTGATATATGAGACGGTCACCGTGACCGGCGCGGAGACGGAGCCCCTGCGGGTGATCGTCTCCGGCAAATGA
- a CDS encoding ABC transporter permease, whose translation MIRLVSLAALVGLWQFGAWVSDPRRLPGPLAVFDAILAEARSGALFSNMGITLARVAASFLLAMSLGAAIGYLMGRRRLVDKLLDPWLVVLLNLPALVVIVLAYVWAGLTEAAAIGAVALNKLPNAIVVIREGARALDPRLEEMAQAFRFSRGARLKHLVLPQLAPYFAAATRSGLSLVWKIVLVVELLGRSNGVGFEINMAFQLFDMKLLLAYALPFVALMLGVETLLVQPLERYVARWRRGVA comes from the coding sequence TTGATCCGTCTCGTCTCGCTCGCGGCGCTCGTCGGCCTGTGGCAGTTCGGCGCATGGGTTTCCGATCCGCGGCGTCTGCCGGGACCGCTCGCGGTCTTTGACGCGATTTTGGCTGAGGCGCGCTCGGGCGCGCTGTTTTCCAATATGGGAATCACGCTCGCGCGCGTCGCCGCGTCTTTCCTGCTGGCGATGAGTCTCGGCGCCGCGATCGGCTATCTCATGGGCCGGCGCCGGCTTGTCGACAAATTGCTCGATCCCTGGCTCGTCGTCCTGCTCAACCTGCCGGCGCTGGTCGTCATCGTGCTGGCTTATGTCTGGGCCGGGCTCACGGAAGCGGCGGCGATCGGCGCCGTCGCGCTCAACAAATTGCCCAACGCCATAGTCGTCATCCGCGAGGGCGCGCGCGCGCTCGATCCGCGGCTGGAGGAGATGGCGCAGGCCTTCCGCTTCTCGCGCGGGGCGCGGCTGAAGCATCTCGTTTTGCCACAGCTCGCGCCCTATTTCGCAGCGGCGACGCGGTCGGGTCTGTCGCTCGTGTGGAAGATCGTGCTCGTCGTCGAACTGCTCGGACGCTCCAACGGCGTAGGCTTTGAAATCAACATGGCGTTTCAGCTCTTCGACATGAAGCTGCTGCTCGCTTACGCTCTTCCCTTCGTCGCGCTGATGCTCGGCGTCGAAACGCTTCTGGTGCAGCCCCTTGAACGATATGTCGCCCGATGGCGCCGCGGCGTCGCTTGA
- a CDS encoding glycosyltransferase family 4 protein, whose amino-acid sequence MLTVVICADHAHVNGGQAKVALDSALGLAAAGARVIFFAACGPVDPRLAAAGIETVCLGQKDILANPSRLDAARRGIWNGIAAKALGETLETLPREKTIVHIHGWAKALSPAIARPIRASGLPAVYTMHEYFLHCPNGGFYDFQKSAVCALIPMSGACWATHCDSRNYPFKLWRNIRLFIAQHVAHLAETFSDIVLLSDLQEQVLQTCLPKGAALRRVMNPVEAEPLGRKADPTGGDFLFVGRLSPEKGAFLFAEAARRAGVSPVFIGDGPIAAELATAFPQARLLGWRAPAEARAAMRNARALVFPSLWHETFGLTALEAKAMGTPTIVADGCAAREAVEDGVTGRWFRSGDANALASTIRELMNDAVIADMSARAYDAYWAAPASLERHVAEILAVYEKMLAGAPSSDPR is encoded by the coding sequence ATGCTTACCGTCGTCATCTGCGCCGACCACGCCCATGTGAACGGCGGGCAGGCCAAGGTCGCGCTGGACAGCGCCCTGGGCCTCGCGGCGGCAGGCGCGCGGGTGATCTTCTTCGCCGCCTGTGGGCCGGTCGATCCGCGGCTGGCGGCGGCGGGGATCGAGACCGTCTGTCTCGGCCAGAAGGACATTCTGGCCAACCCCTCCCGGCTCGACGCCGCCCGGCGAGGGATCTGGAACGGGATCGCCGCGAAGGCGCTCGGCGAGACGCTGGAAACCCTGCCACGCGAAAAAACCATCGTCCATATCCATGGCTGGGCCAAGGCGCTGTCGCCGGCCATCGCCCGGCCCATCCGCGCCTCGGGCCTGCCGGCCGTCTATACGATGCACGAATATTTCCTGCATTGTCCCAATGGCGGCTTCTACGATTTCCAGAAAAGCGCGGTCTGCGCGCTCATTCCCATGTCCGGCGCCTGCTGGGCGACGCATTGCGACTCCCGCAATTATCCGTTCAAGCTCTGGCGCAACATCCGGCTGTTCATTGCGCAGCATGTCGCCCATCTCGCCGAGACATTTTCGGACATCGTCCTGCTCTCGGATTTGCAGGAGCAGGTCCTCCAGACCTGCCTGCCGAAAGGCGCGGCGCTTCGTCGCGTCATGAATCCGGTGGAGGCGGAGCCGCTTGGCCGCAAGGCCGACCCGACGGGCGGCGACTTCCTCTTCGTGGGGCGGCTGTCGCCTGAGAAGGGGGCCTTCCTTTTCGCCGAGGCGGCGCGGCGGGCGGGGGTCTCGCCGGTCTTCATCGGCGACGGGCCTATCGCCGCCGAGCTTGCGACGGCGTTTCCGCAGGCGCGGCTTCTGGGCTGGCGCGCCCCCGCCGAGGCGCGCGCCGCCATGCGCAACGCCCGCGCGCTGGTCTTTCCCTCGCTCTGGCATGAAACCTTCGGACTCACGGCGCTGGAGGCCAAGGCCATGGGCACGCCGACCATCGTCGCCGACGGCTGCGCCGCGCGCGAGGCGGTCGAGGATGGCGTCACCGGCCGCTGGTTTCGAAGCGGCGACGCCAATGCACTGGCGTCGACGATCCGCGAATTGATGAACGACGCCGTCATCGCCGACATGTCCGCGCGCGCCTATGACGCCTATTGGGCGGCGCCCGCGTCGCTGGAGCGGCATGTGGCGGAGATTCTGGCGGTTTATGAGAAGATGCTGGCGGGCGCCCCCTCATCCGACCCTCGCTGA
- a CDS encoding sensor histidine kinase, which yields MTDADLLRDELASSPKPACEQLNEQALALERMRLALDAGRTGVWDWNLVSGEVHLDARVRELWGLTAADEASFDLFRNALHPQDRLRSKEAVGLALDSGHDGHYEIEYRVIGVHDRVERWVSIRGRTFFEDGRAVRIIGTARDVTERKMREQHVRVLLRELVHRSKNLLAVVQAMSRQTAAGAVSVEEFQRKFSARLQALSMAHDLLVSQDWRGASMHDLVRAQMAYCLDVSRETLSEHATINGPKIMLKPEAAQNIGLALHELATNALSYGALSRPEGSISLNWGFSNERLNIEWRESGGPALAMPPREGFGHKVVKRLVAMALDGEATLSFPPDGLVWTLSIPASFAMIRE from the coding sequence GTGACCGACGCTGATCTCCTGCGCGACGAACTCGCTTCATCTCCAAAGCCCGCCTGCGAACAGCTAAACGAACAGGCGCTGGCGCTGGAGCGCATGCGGCTGGCGCTCGACGCGGGCCGCACCGGCGTCTGGGACTGGAACCTCGTCTCCGGCGAGGTGCATCTCGACGCGCGCGTGCGCGAGCTCTGGGGTCTGACGGCGGCGGATGAAGCGAGCTTCGATCTGTTCCGCAACGCGCTGCATCCGCAGGATCGTCTGCGCAGCAAGGAGGCGGTCGGCCTCGCGCTCGATTCCGGCCACGATGGCCATTACGAGATCGAATATCGCGTCATCGGCGTGCACGACAGGGTCGAGCGCTGGGTCTCGATCCGCGGCCGCACCTTTTTCGAGGACGGACGCGCCGTCCGCATCATCGGCACCGCGCGCGACGTCACCGAGCGCAAGATGCGCGAGCAGCATGTGCGCGTGCTGCTGCGCGAGCTGGTGCATCGCTCCAAGAATCTGCTCGCGGTGGTGCAGGCCATGTCGCGCCAGACCGCGGCGGGGGCGGTCTCCGTGGAGGAATTTCAGCGCAAGTTCAGCGCGCGGCTGCAGGCGCTGTCGATGGCGCATGACCTGCTCGTCTCGCAGGACTGGCGCGGCGCCTCGATGCACGATCTCGTGCGCGCGCAAATGGCCTATTGCCTCGATGTCTCGAGAGAGACCCTGAGCGAACATGCGACGATCAACGGTCCCAAAATCATGCTGAAGCCGGAGGCCGCGCAAAACATCGGCCTTGCCCTGCATGAGCTCGCGACCAATGCGCTGAGCTATGGCGCGCTGTCGCGGCCCGAGGGCAGCATCTCGCTCAACTGGGGTTTTTCCAACGAGCGGCTGAACATCGAATGGCGCGAGAGCGGCGGCCCGGCGCTGGCCATGCCGCCGCGCGAAGGCTTCGGCCACAAGGTCGTCAAGCGCCTCGTCGCCATGGCGCTGGACGGCGAGGCGACGCTGAGCTTTCCCCCCGACGGGCTCGTCTGGACGCTCTCCATTCCGGCGAGCTTTGCGATGATCCGGGAGTAA
- a CDS encoding (deoxy)nucleoside triphosphate pyrophosphohydrolase, whose amino-acid sequence MKLLLVVAAALVDADNRVLIAQRPEGKQLAGLWEFPGGKLDPGERPEDALIRELNEELGITVKAPCLAPLTFASHAYEEFHLLMPLYVCRRWEGFVAPAEGQAIRWTRARDLRNFDMPPADAPLIAPLIDLLG is encoded by the coding sequence ATGAAACTTCTCCTCGTCGTCGCCGCCGCGCTCGTCGACGCCGACAATCGCGTGCTCATCGCGCAGCGCCCCGAGGGCAAGCAGCTGGCGGGGCTGTGGGAGTTTCCCGGCGGCAAGCTCGACCCCGGCGAGCGGCCCGAAGACGCGCTGATCCGCGAACTCAACGAAGAACTCGGCATTACCGTGAAGGCGCCCTGCCTCGCGCCGCTGACCTTCGCGAGCCACGCCTATGAGGAATTTCACCTCCTGATGCCGCTCTACGTCTGCCGCAGATGGGAGGGCTTTGTTGCGCCCGCCGAGGGGCAGGCGATCAGATGGACGCGGGCGCGCGATTTGCGCAATTTCGACATGCCGCCGGCCGACGCGCCGCTCATCGCGCCGCTGATCGACCTGCTCGGCTGA
- the parE gene encoding DNA topoisomerase IV subunit B, with protein sequence MASKPDLFGGAPRKAPAPKTPAKSAPAEYSAASIEVLEGLEPVRRRPGMYIGGTDEAAMHHLFAEVLDNAMDEAVAGHATFIEVTLEADGWLTVTDNGRGIPVGPHPKMKDKSALEVVMTILHAGGKFDSGAYQTSGGLHGVGVSVVNALSEKLEVEVAIAGQLYRQEFSRGLPLGKLKEMGKISNRRGTRVRFRPDPQIFGENAHWKPARLFRMSRSKAYLFGGVEIRWRCDAALIEPGADTPPEAVLRFPGGLKDYLGRETHGKELVTDQPFVGKVTREGGHGSLEWAVSWLAEDDGFVHSYCNTIPTPDGGTHEAGFRSALLKALKDHAERVSQAKRAKDVTGDDLMGQAAAMISVFIREPEFQGQNKSRLMTVEAARIVENTVRDAFDHWLAAAPTQANKLLDFAVTRAEERLRRRAEKDIARKTATRKLRLPGKLVDCTNNSAQGSELFIVEGDSAGGSAKEARNRATQAILPLRGKILNVASATKDKLLANQQLADLTQALGCGLGAHYRDDDLRYEKVIVMTDADVDGAHIASLLITFFYRQMPRLIEKGHLYLAQPPLYKLTQGAKTVYARDDDHRDELIRTTLTGKGKVETNRFKGLGEMSAAQLKETTMDPSKRTLLKVVLVNEEREEVADCVERLMGNKPEARFAFIQEKAAFVSELVDV encoded by the coding sequence ATGGCCAGCAAACCTGATCTTTTTGGCGGCGCGCCGCGTAAGGCGCCCGCGCCCAAAACCCCCGCGAAATCCGCTCCGGCGGAATATTCCGCCGCCTCCATCGAGGTGCTGGAAGGGCTGGAGCCGGTGCGCCGGCGCCCCGGCATGTATATCGGCGGCACCGACGAAGCCGCGATGCACCACCTCTTCGCCGAGGTGCTCGACAACGCCATGGACGAGGCCGTCGCCGGCCACGCCACCTTCATCGAGGTGACGCTGGAGGCGGACGGCTGGCTCACCGTCACCGACAATGGCCGCGGCATTCCGGTCGGGCCGCATCCCAAGATGAAGGACAAGTCGGCGCTGGAGGTCGTGATGACCATCCTTCACGCCGGCGGCAAGTTCGATTCCGGCGCGTATCAGACGTCGGGCGGCCTGCATGGCGTCGGCGTCTCGGTGGTCAATGCGCTTTCGGAAAAGCTCGAGGTCGAGGTCGCCATCGCCGGCCAGCTCTACCGGCAGGAGTTTTCACGCGGCCTGCCGCTCGGCAAGCTCAAGGAGATGGGCAAGATCTCCAACCGCCGCGGGACGCGCGTGCGCTTCAGGCCCGATCCGCAGATCTTCGGCGAGAACGCGCATTGGAAGCCGGCGCGGCTGTTCCGCATGTCGCGCTCCAAGGCCTATCTTTTCGGCGGCGTTGAAATCCGCTGGCGGTGCGACGCGGCGCTGATCGAGCCCGGCGCCGATACGCCGCCCGAGGCCGTGCTGCGCTTTCCGGGCGGCCTGAAGGATTATCTCGGCCGCGAGACGCACGGGAAGGAGCTCGTCACCGACCAGCCCTTCGTCGGCAAGGTGACGCGCGAGGGCGGTCACGGCTCGCTTGAATGGGCGGTGTCCTGGCTCGCGGAGGACGACGGCTTCGTCCACTCCTACTGCAACACCATCCCGACGCCCGACGGCGGCACGCATGAAGCGGGTTTCCGCAGCGCGCTCCTGAAGGCGCTCAAGGATCACGCCGAGCGCGTCAGCCAGGCCAAGCGCGCCAAGGACGTCACCGGCGACGATCTCATGGGCCAGGCGGCGGCGATGATTTCCGTCTTCATCCGCGAGCCGGAGTTCCAGGGCCAGAACAAGAGCCGGCTGATGACGGTCGAGGCCGCCCGCATCGTCGAAAACACGGTGCGCGACGCCTTCGATCACTGGCTCGCCGCGGCGCCGACGCAGGCGAACAAGCTGCTCGACTTCGCGGTGACGCGCGCCGAGGAGCGCCTGCGCCGTCGCGCTGAAAAGGACATCGCCCGCAAGACGGCGACGCGCAAATTGCGCTTGCCGGGCAAGCTCGTCGACTGCACCAATAATTCGGCGCAGGGCTCGGAGCTCTTTATCGTCGAAGGCGATTCCGCCGGCGGGTCGGCGAAGGAGGCGCGCAATCGCGCCACGCAGGCGATCCTGCCCTTGCGCGGCAAGATACTCAATGTCGCCTCGGCGACGAAGGACAAGCTGCTCGCCAATCAGCAGCTCGCTGATCTCACCCAGGCGCTGGGCTGCGGGCTCGGCGCGCATTATCGCGACGACGATCTGCGTTACGAGAAAGTGATCGTCATGACGGACGCCGACGTCGACGGCGCCCATATCGCATCGCTGCTGATTACATTTTTCTACCGGCAGATGCCGCGCCTGATCGAGAAGGGCCATCTCTATCTGGCGCAGCCGCCGCTCTACAAGCTGACGCAGGGCGCGAAAACCGTCTATGCGCGCGACGACGATCATCGTGACGAGCTGATCCGCACGACGCTCACCGGCAAGGGCAAGGTGGAGACGAACCGCTTCAAGGGCCTCGGCGAAATGAGCGCCGCGCAGCTCAAGGAAACGACCATGGACCCGTCGAAGCGCACGCTCCTGAAGGTCGTGCTCGTCAACGAGGAGCGCGAGGAAGTCGCCGATTGCGTGGAACGGCTGATGGGCAACAAGCCGGAGGCGCGCTTCGCCTTCATTCAGGAGAAGGCGGCCTTCGTGTCGGAGCTGGTGGACGTGTGA
- a CDS encoding ABC transporter substrate-binding protein, whose product MKRRLALLAAALLLAAPAHAEKLRLALQKTGTTGWELAVVRAFGLDKDAGLELEVTELAAPEAGKIAIQGGSADIIVSDWLWVARERAQGAKLALFPYSTGVGAVMTKDPAIRSVRDLAGKKLGVAGGPLDKSWLLLKAHALKQGVDLEKSATILYGAPPLIAEKALQGELDAALEFWNFAADLEGKGFTRAIEISDVEKALGAKGDVVITGYVFDDAFAAKNRDALARFFAMTSKAKALIASDDRAWAAAAQRIGPKDAATLAIYRKRYVAGVPKRSVAQEEADASALYRVLAEIGGEKLVGPGKTLDPGTFYKGGEAGAH is encoded by the coding sequence ATGAAACGCCGCCTCGCCCTTCTCGCCGCCGCCCTCCTCCTCGCCGCCCCGGCCCATGCCGAAAAGCTGCGGCTCGCCCTGCAAAAGACCGGCACGACCGGCTGGGAGCTGGCCGTGGTGCGCGCCTTTGGGCTGGACAAGGACGCTGGCCTCGAGCTCGAGGTGACGGAGCTCGCCGCGCCGGAAGCCGGCAAGATCGCCATTCAGGGCGGCTCTGCGGACATTATTGTTTCGGACTGGCTGTGGGTCGCGCGCGAGCGCGCCCAAGGCGCGAAGCTTGCGCTCTTTCCCTATTCCACCGGCGTCGGCGCGGTGATGACGAAAGACCCGGCGATCAGAAGCGTGCGGGATCTCGCCGGCAAGAAGCTCGGCGTCGCCGGCGGGCCGCTCGACAAGAGCTGGCTGTTGCTCAAGGCCCATGCGCTGAAACAGGGCGTCGATCTCGAAAAGAGCGCCACCATTCTCTACGGCGCGCCGCCGCTCATCGCCGAAAAGGCGCTGCAGGGCGAACTGGACGCCGCGCTGGAATTCTGGAATTTCGCCGCCGATCTCGAAGGCAAGGGTTTTACCCGCGCGATCGAGATTTCCGATGTCGAGAAGGCGCTCGGCGCCAAGGGCGACGTCGTCATCACCGGCTATGTCTTCGACGACGCTTTCGCGGCGAAGAACAGGGACGCGCTCGCGCGCTTTTTCGCCATGACCTCAAAAGCGAAAGCGCTGATCGCCTCCGACGACAGGGCCTGGGCCGCCGCCGCGCAGCGCATCGGCCCGAAGGACGCCGCGACTCTCGCCATCTATCGGAAGCGCTATGTCGCCGGCGTCCCGAAGCGCAGCGTCGCGCAGGAAGAGGCCGACGCCAGCGCGCTCTATCGGGTTCTCGCGGAGATCGGCGGCGAGAAGCTGGTTGGCCCCGGCAAGACGCTCGATCCCGGAACTTTCTACAAGGGCGGCGAGGCCGGCGCGCATTGA